In Triplophysa rosa linkage group LG18, Trosa_1v2, whole genome shotgun sequence, a genomic segment contains:
- the sh2d4bb gene encoding SH2 domain-containing protein 4B, whose amino-acid sequence MMRQILQDMYIEPDLLAELNEEQKHILFYKIREEQVRRWNERESRDPRPAVRKRSDRRGIQWRLGSDGEVWVWVMGQAPGDKPFEDIVEELMEERARKQAQQEAQELRRVKEAEIEKKFRDAMAKEKARFVAEKWREEMDDRKAAKQQEEEDRIREKLKKCEEEERKRGEEEIRQTEERRAKELYISLKHEEKRNERDDKEWQEQLRRSKAADKEMKCKARRARDEYKRQSLRTIEKGMVAGLSGLFHKTQLNGSGHGRPHGVVSDHPAPPTEHSSATGAGPVSSAHYRRRQNRRPSCSPVTSSLTECPVWIRPSRPNSRESIIRWFREEQRPRRAGYERSSNNIAPWFHGIISRQESEALLMNAAEGCFLVRVSERIWGYTLSYRTATGFKHFLIDASGDYYSFLGVDQNRHATLADLIDFHKEEVITTSGGELLQDSCRLRSSTADQGGLFH is encoded by the exons ATGATGCGACAAATTCTGCAGGATATGTATATAGAGCCCGACCTGCTGGCTGAGCTCAATGAGGAACAGAAACATATTCTCTTCTATAAGATTCGGGAGGAGCAGGTGAGACGCTGGAACGAAAGGGAAAGCAGGGACCCCAGACCTGCTGTGCGCAAGAGGA GTGACCGTAGAGGCATTCAGTGGCGTTTGGGTTCAGATGGAGAGGTGTGGGTGTGGGTGATGGGGCAGGCCCCGGGAGACAAGCCCTTTGAGGACATTGTGGAAGAGCTGATGGAGGAGCGAGCCAGGAAGCAGGCGCAGCAAGAGGCGCAAGAACTCCG GCGTGTGAAGGAGGCAGAGATTGAAAAGAAGTTCCGAGACGCCATGGCGAAGGAAAAGGCTCGTTTCGTGGCAGAGAAATGGAGGGAGGAGATGGATGACAGAAAGGCAGCCAAGCAGCAAGAAGAAGAAGACCGCATTAGAGAGAAGCTCAAG AAATGTgaggaggaagagagaaagagaggcgaAGAGGAAATCCGCCAAACGGAGGAACGGCGGGCAAAGGAACTCTACATCTCTCTGAAGCATGAGGAAAAGAGGAACGAGAGAGATGACAAAGAATGGCAGGAACAAT TGCGACGCTCCAAGGCGGCGGATAAAGAGATGAAATGTAAAGCCAGACGGGCTAGAGATGAATACAAGAGGCAGTCTTTGAGGACCATCGAGAAGGGGATGGTGGCTGGGCTTAGTGGCCTATTCCACAAGACGCAGCTGAATGGATCGGGTCATGGTCGACCCCACGGTGTGGTCAGTGATCATCCGGCACCCCCGACTGAGCATTCATCAGCCACTGGTGCTGGCCCAGTTTCTTCGGCCCATTACCGGCGCCGACAAAACCGCCGGCCCAGTTGCAGCCCAGTGACATCATCACTCACAGAATG CCCAGTTTGGATTCGTCCTTCAAGGCCAAACTCCCGTGAATCTATTATCCGCTGGTTTAGAGAGGAGCAGAGGCCCAGACGAGCGGGTTATGAGAGAAGCAGCAACAACATCGCCCCCTGGTTTCATG GAATAATATCACGGCAGGAGTCAGAAGCTTTGCTGATGAATGCCGCAGAGGGCTGTTTTCTGGTCAGAGTGAGCGAGAGAATCTGGGGGTACACGCTGTCCTACCGCACCGCCACCGGGTTCAAGCATTTCCTCATCGACGCCTCTGGGGATTATTACAGCTTTCTGGGAGTCGACCAGAACCGGCACGCCACCTTAGCCGACCTGATCGATTTCCATAAG GAGGAGGTGATTACTACTTCTGGAGGAGAACTACTTCAGGACTCCTGCAGGCTGAGAAGCTCCACAGCTGACCAAGGAGGGCTTTTCCActga